One Bos indicus isolate NIAB-ARS_2022 breed Sahiwal x Tharparkar chromosome 22, NIAB-ARS_B.indTharparkar_mat_pri_1.0, whole genome shotgun sequence DNA window includes the following coding sequences:
- the PLXNA1 gene encoding plexin-A1 isoform X2 yields the protein MLSIMSGVLRGGARRAEAPMMRGPAGPERLGPRPRPVMLLPRLSPRAPLLLLLILLLLLLGGAPQAGRGPQPPFRTFTASDWALTHLVVHEQTGEVYVGAVNRIYKLSGNLTLLRAHVTGPVEDNEKCYPPPSVQSCPHGLGSTDNVNKLLLLDQPANRLLACGSASQGICQFLRLDDLFKLGEPHHRKEHYLSGVREAGSMAGVLIAGPPGQAQAKLFVGTPIDGKSEYFPTLSSRRLMANEEDAEMFGFVYQDEFVSSQLKIPSDTLSKFPAFDIYYVYSFRSEHFVYYLTLQLDTQLTSPDAAGEHFFTSKIVRLCVDDPKFYSYVEFPIGCEQAGVEYRLVQDAYLSRPGRALARQLGLAEDEDVLFTVFAQGQKNRVKPPRESVLCLFTLRAIKEKIKARIQSCYRGEGKLSLPWLLNKELGCINSPLQIDDDFCGQDFNQPLGGTVTIEGTPLFVDKDDGLTAVAAYDYRGRTVVFVGTRSGRIRKILVDLSNPGGRPALAYESVVAQEGSPILRDLVLSPDRRYLYAMTEKQVTRVPVESCVQYTSCELCLGSRDPHCGWCVLHSICSRQDACERATEPQRFAADLLQCVQLSVQPRNVSVTTSQVPLVLQAWNVPDLSAGINCSFEDFTESEGVLEDGRIHCRTPSAREVAPITRGQGDQRVVKLYLKSKETGKKFASVDFVFYNCSVHQSCLSCVSGSFPCHWCKYRHVCTHSAADCSFLEGRVNVSEDCPQILPSTQIYVPVGVVKPITLTARNLPQPQSGQRGYECLFHLPGGPARVGAVRFNSSSLQCQNSSYSYEGNDVSDLPVNLSVVWNGHFVIDNPQNIQAHLYKCPALRESCGLCLKADPRFECGWCVAERRCSLRPHCPADSPAEWMHARHGSSRCADPKILKLSPETGPRQGGTRLTITGENLGLRFEDVRLGVRVGKVLCSPVESEYISAEQIVCEIGDASTVRAHDALVEVCVRDCSPRYRALSPKRFTFVTPTFYRVSPARGPLSGGTWIGIEGSHLNAGSDVAVSVGGRPCSFSWRNSREIRCLTPPGQSPGSVPIVVNINRAQLTNPEVKYNYTEDPTILRIDPEWSINSGGTLLTVTGTNLATVREPRIRAKYGGVERENSCLVYNDTTMVCRAPSVDNGVRSPPELGERPDELGFVMDDVRALLVLNTSSFLYYPDPVLEPLSPTGLLELKPSSPLILKGRNLLPPAPGNSRLNYTVLIGSTPCALTVSETQLLCESPNLTGQHKVTVRAGGFEFSPGVLQMYSDSLLTLPAIVGIGGGGGLLLLVIVAVLIAYKRKSRDADRTLKRLQLQMDNLESRVALECKEAFAELQTDIHELTNDLDGAGIPFLDYRTYAMRVLFPGIEDHPVLKEMEVQANVEKSLTLFGQLLTKKHFLLTFIRTLEAQRSFSMRDRGNVASLIMTALQGEMEYATGVLKQLLSDLIEKNLESKNHPKLLLRRTESVAEKMLTNWFTFLLYKFLKECAGEPLFMLYCAIKQQMEKGPIDAITGEARYSLSEDKLIRQQIDYKTLTLNCVNPENENAPEVPVKGLNCDTVTQVKEKLLDAVYKGVPYSQRPKAGDMDLEWRQGRMARIILQDEDVTTKIDNDWKRLNTLAHYQVTDGSSVALVPKQTSAYNISNSSTFTKSLSRYESMLRTASSPDSLRSRTPMITPDLESGTKLWHLVKNHDHLDQREGDRGSKMVSEIYLTRLLATKGTLQKFVDDLFETIFSTAHRGSALPLAIKYMFDFLDEQADQHQIHDADVRHTWKSNCLPLRFWVNVIKNPQFVFDIHKSSITDACLSVVAQTFMDSCSTSEHKLGKDSPSNKLLYAKDIPNYKSWVERYYADIAKMPAISDQDMSAYLAEQSRLHLSQFNSMSALHEIYSYITKYKDEILTALEKDEQARRQRLRGRLEQVVDTMALSS from the exons ATGCTGAGTATCATGTCAGGAGTTCTTCGGGGAGGGGCCCGCAG GGCTGAGGCTCCTATGATGCGTGGCCCCGCAGGACCTGAGCGCCTTGGCCCGAGGCCCCGGCCCGTCATGCTGCTGCCACGTCTGAGCCCGCGggctccgctgctgctgctgctgatcctgctgctgctcctcctgGGGGGTGCACCCCAGGCGGGCAGGGGTCCGCAGCCCCCTTTCCGCACCTTCACTGCCAGCGACTGGGCGCTGACCCACCTGGTGGTCCACGAGCAGACAGGCGAGGTGTACGTGGGCGCTGTGAACCGCATCTACAAGCTGTCGGGGAACCTGACGCTGCTGCGGGCGCACGTGACGGGCCCGGTGGAGGATAACGAGAAGTGCTACCCGCCGCCCAGCGTGCAGTCCTGCCCGCACGGCCTGGGCAGCACCGACAACGtcaacaagctgctgctgctcgACCAGCCCGCCAACCGCCTGCTGGCCTGCGGCAGCGCCTCCCAAGGCATCTGCCAGTTCCTGCGCCTGGACGACCTCTTCAAGCTGGGCGAGCCACACCACCGCAAGGAGCACTACCTGTCGGGCGTGCGCGAGGCGGGCAGCATGGCCGGCGTGCTGATCGCTGGGCCGCCCGGCCAGGCGCAGGCCAAGCTCTTTGTGGGCACGCCCATCGACGGCAAGTCCGAGTACTTCCCCACGCTGTCCAGCCGCCGGCTCATGGCCAACGAGGAGGACGCGGAGATGTTTGGCTTCGTGTACCAGGACGAGTTTGTGTCCTCGCAGCTCAAGATCCCCTCGGACACGCTGTCCAAGTTCCCGGCCTTCGACATCTACTACGTGTACAGCTTCCGCAGCGAGCACTTTGTGTACTACCTCACGCTGCAGCTGGACACGCAGCTGACCTCGCCCGACGCTGCTGGTGAGCACTTCTTCACGTCCAAGATCGTGCGGCTGTGCGTGGACGACCCCAAGTTCTACTCCTACGTGGAGTTCCCCATCGGCTGCGAGCAGGCGGGCGTGGAGTACCGCCTGGTGCAGGACGCCTACCTGAGCCGGCCGGGCCGGGCCCTGGCCCGCCAGCTGGGCCTGGCTGAGGACGAGGACGTGCTGTTCACCGTGTTCGCCCAGGGCCAGAAGAACCGCGTAAAGCCGCCGCGGGAGTCGGTGCTCTGCCTCTTCACGCTCAGGGCCATCAAGGAGAAGATCAAGGCACGCATCCAGTCCTGCTATCGTGGTGAGGGCAAGCTCTCGCTGCCCTGGCTGCTCAACAAGGAGCTGGGCTGCATCAACTCG CCCCTGCAGATTGACGACGACTTCTGCGGGCAGGACTTCAACCAGCCCCTGGGCGGCACGGTCACCATCGAGGGGACGCCCCTATTCGTGGACAAAGACGACGGCCTGACCGCCGTGGCCGCCTATGACTACCGGGGCCGCACAGTGGTGTTCGTGGGCACGCGCAGCGGCCGCATCCGCAAG ATCCTGGTGGACCTCTCGAACCCTGGCGGCCGCCCGGCGCTGGCCTACGAGAGCGTGGTGGCCCAGGAGGGCAGCCCCATTCTGCGTGACCTGGTGCTCAGCCCTGACCGCCGGTACCTGTATGCCATGACAGAGAAGCAG GTGACGCGGGTGCCCGTGGAGAGCTGTGTGCAGTACACGTCGTGTGAGCTGTGCCTGGGGTCCCGGGACCCCCACTGCGGCTGGTGTGTCCTGCACAGCAT CTGCTCCCGCCAGGACGCCTGCGAGCGGGCCACGGAGCCCCAGCGCTTCGCCGCTGACCTGCTGCAGTGCGTGCAGCTAAGCGTGCAGCCTCGCAACGTGTCCGTGACTACATCTCAGGTTCCG ctcgTGCTGCAGGCCTGGAACGTGCCCGACCTCTCGGCCGGCATCAACTGCTCCTTCGAGGACTTCACTGAGTCTGAGGGCGTTCTGGAGGACGGCCGGATCCACTGCCGCACCCCCTCGGCCCGGGAGGTGGCGCCCATCACGCGGGGCCAGG GAGACCAGCGGGTGGTCAAGCTCTACTTGAAGTCCAAGGAGACGGGCAAGAAATTCGCGTCTGTGGACTTCGTCTTCTACAACTGTAGCGTCCACCAGTC CTGCCTGTCCTGCGTCAGCGGCTCCTTCCCCTGCCACTGGTGCAAGTACCGCCACGTGTGCACGCACAGCGCCGCCGACTGCTCCTTCCTGGAGGGCCGCGTCAACGTGTCCGAG GACTGCCCACAGATCCTGCCCTCCACCCAGATCTACGTGCCGGTGGGCGTGGTGAAGCCCATCACCCTGACCGCCCGGAATCTGCCGCAGCCGCAGTCGGGCCAGCGGGGGTACGAGTGCCTGTTCCACCTCCCTGGGGGCCCGGCCCGCGTCGGCGCCGTGCGCTTCAACAGCTCCAGCCTGCAGTGCCAGAACTCCTCA TACTCCTACGAGGGCAACGACGTCAGCGACCTGCCTGTGAACCTGTCCGTGGTGTGGAATGGCCACTTCGTCATCGACAACCCGCAGAATATCCAGG CCCACCTGTACAAGTGTCCCGCCCTGCGGGAGAGCTGCGGCCTCTGCCTCAAGGCCGACCCTCGCTTCGAGTGCGGCTGGTGCGTGGCCGAGCGCCGCTGCTCCCTGCGTCCTCACTGCCCCGCAGACTCGCCTGCCGAATGGATGCACGCTCGCCACGGCAGCAGCCGCTGTGCCGATCCCAAGATCCTCAAG CTGTCCCCTGAGACGGGCCCGCGGCAGGGCGGCACGCGGCTCACCATCACGGGCGAGAACCTGGGGCTGCGCTTCGAGGATGTGCGGCTGGGCGTGCGCGTGGGCAAGGTGCTATGCAGCCCGGTGGAGAGCGAGTACATCAGCGCAGAGCA GATCGTCTGTGAGATCGGGGACGCCAGCACCGTGCGGGCCCACGACGCCCTGGTGGAAGTGTGCGTGCGGGACTGCTCCCCTCGCTACCGCGCCCTGTCGCCCAAGCGCTTCACCTTTGTG ACGCCGACCTTCTACCGCGTGAGCCCTGCCCGCGGGCCCCTTTCGGGGGGCACCTGGATTGGCATCGAGGGCAGCCACCTGAACGCGGGCAGCGATGTGGCGGTGTCGGTCGGCGGCCGGCCCTGCTCCTTCTCCTG GAGGAATTCCCGGGAGATCCGGTGTCTGACGCCTCCGGGGCAGAGCCCGGGCAGCGTCCCCATAGTTGTCAACATCAACCGCGCTCAGCTCACCAACCCCGAGGTCAAGTACAACTACACCGAGGACCCCACCATCCTGAGGATTGACCCTGAGTGGAGCATCAACAG TGGAGGGACCCTTCTAACAGTCACGGGCACCAACCTGGCCACTGTCCGCGAACCGCGCATCCGAGCCAAGTACGGCGGCGTTGAGAGGGAAAAT AGCTGCCTGGTGTACAACGACACCACCATGGTGTGCCGGGCCCCGTCGGTGGACAACGGCGTGCGCAGCCCACCCGAGCTCGGGGAGCGGCCGGACGAGCTGGGCTTCGTCATGGACGACGTGCGCGCTCTGCTGGTGCTCAACACCTCGTCTTTCCTCTACTACCCGGACCCCGTGCTGGAGCCGCTCAGCCCCACCGGCCTGCTGGAGCTGAAGCCCAGCTCGCCGCTCATCCTCAAG GGCCGCAACCTGCTGCCGCCGGCGCCTGGCAACTCTCGCCTCAACTACACGGTGCTCATCGGCTCGACGCCGTGCGCCCTCACCGTGTCCGAGACGCAGCTGCTCTGCGAGTCGCCCAACCTCACCGGGCAGCACAAGGTCACG GTCCGGGCCGGCGGCTTCGAGTTCTCGCCAGGGGTGCTGCAGATGTACTCGGACAGCCTGCTGACGCTGCCCGCCATCGTGGGCatcggcgggggcgggggcctcCTGCTGCTGGTCATCGTGGCCGTGCTCATCGCCTACAAGCGCAAGTCGCGGGACGCCGACCGCACCCTGAAGCGCCTGCAGCTGCAGATGGACAACCTGGAGTCTCGTGTGGCCCTGGAGTGCAAGGAAG CCTTTGCCGAGCTGCAGACGGACATCCACGAGTTGACCAACGACCTGGACGGCGCCGGCATCCCCTTCCTGGACTACCGCACCTACGCCATGCGCGTGCTCTTCCCGGGGATCGAGGACCACCCAGTGCTCAAGGAGATGGAG GTGCAGGCCAATGTGGAGAAGTCGCTGACGCTGTTCGGCCAGCTGCTGACCAAGAAGCACTTCCTGCTGACCTTCATCCGCACGCTGGAGGCCCAGCGCAGCTTCTCCATGCGGGACCGCGGCAACGTGGCCTCGCTTATCATGACGGCCCTGCAGGGCGAGATGGAGTATGCCACGGGCGTGCTCAAGCAGCTGTTGTCCGACCTCATCGAGAAGAATCTGGAGAGCAAGAACCACCCCAAGCTGCTGCTGCGCCG GACTGAGTCAGTGGCCGAGAAGATGCTAACCAACTGGTTCACTTTCCTTCTGTACAAGTTCCTCAAG GAGTGCGCAGGGGAGCCGCTCTTCATGCTCTACTGCGCCATCAAGCAGCAGATGGAGAAGGGCCCCATCGACGCCATCACGGGCGAGGCTCGCTACTCGCTGAGTGAGGACAAGCTCATCCGGCAGCAGATTGACTACAAGACACTG ACCCTGAACTGCGTAAACCCCGAGAATGAGAACGCGCCCGAGGTGCCGGTAAAGGGGCTGAACTGTGACACGGTGACGCAGGTCAAGGAGAAGTTGCTGGATGCCGTGTACAAGGGCGTCCCCTACTCCCAACGGCCCAAGGCTGGGGACATGGACCTGG aGTGGCGGCAGGGCCGCATGGCCCGTATCATCCTGCAGGACGAGGACGTCACCACCAAGATCGACAACGACTGGAAGAGGCTCAACACGCTGGCGCACTACCAG GTGACAGATGGGTCCTCAGTGGCCCTGGTGCCCAAGCAGACGTCCGCCTACAACATCTCCAACTCCTCCACCTTCACCAAGTCCCTCAGCAGATACG AGAGCATGCTGCGCACGGCCAGCAGCCCCGACAGCCTGCGCTCGCGCACGCCCATGATCACACCCGACCTGGAGAGCGGCACCAAGCTGTGGCATCTGGTCAAGAACCACGACCACCTGGACCAGCGCGAGGGTGACCGCGGCAGCAAGATGGTCTCAGAGATCTACCTGACACGGTTGCTGGCCACTAAG ggcACGCTGCAGAAGTTCGTGGACGACCTGTTCGAGACCATCTTCAGCACGGCACACCGCGGCTCGGCTCTGCCGCTGGCCATCAAGTACATGTTCGACTTCCTGGACGAGCAGGCCGACCAGCACCAGATCCACGACGCGGACGTGCGCCACACCTGGAAGAGCAACTG CCTGCCCCTGCGCTTCTGGGTGAACGTGATCAAGAACCCTCAGTTCGTGTTCGACATCCACAAGAGCAGCATCACGGACGCCTGCCTGTCGGTGGTAGCCCAGACCTTCATGGACTCCTGCTCCACGTCGGAGCACAAGCTGGGCAAGGACTCGCCCTCCAACAAGCTGCTCTACGCCAAGGACATCCCCAACTACAAGAGCTGGGTGGAGAg GTACTACGCAGACATTGCTAAGATGCCCGCCATCAGCGACCAGGATATGAGCGCCTACCTGGCCGAGCAGTCGCGGCTGCACCTAAGCCAGTTCAACAGCATGAGCGCCTTGCATGAGATCTACTCCTACATCACCAAGTACAAGGACGAG ATCCTGACGGCCCTGGAGAAGGATGAGCAGGCACGGCGGCAGCGGCTCCGTGGCAGGCTGGAGCAGGTGGTAGACACCATGGCCCTGAGCAGCTGA